The following proteins come from a genomic window of Coleofasciculus chthonoplastes PCC 7420:
- the rimM gene encoding ribosome maturation factor RimM (Essential for efficient processing of 16S rRNA), which translates to MTNDDWLEIGRIVAPQGLKGELRVYPNSDFPERFEKSGQRWLKQSVDSQPQPVELLGGRYVPGKGIYVVKLAGVENREQAEALRDATLLVPESDRPELGENEYHVLDVLDLEVFNQLTGEAVGIVVNVIPAGNMLLEVKLHHQPEPTPAKPEAPLPNRISKQRKARKKPSKPVTVLIPFVDEIVPVVDLENGRIEITPPQGLL; encoded by the coding sequence ATGACAAATGACGACTGGCTAGAAATTGGTAGAATTGTAGCTCCTCAAGGATTAAAAGGAGAACTGCGCGTCTATCCCAATTCAGATTTTCCCGAACGCTTCGAGAAATCGGGACAACGTTGGTTAAAGCAATCCGTTGATAGCCAACCGCAACCTGTGGAATTATTAGGAGGGCGTTACGTTCCAGGTAAAGGAATCTATGTCGTGAAACTGGCTGGGGTAGAAAACCGGGAACAAGCCGAAGCCTTAAGGGATGCAACGCTATTGGTTCCAGAGAGCGATCGCCCGGAATTGGGGGAGAATGAATATCATGTCCTAGATGTGCTAGATTTAGAAGTTTTTAACCAGTTAACTGGGGAAGCTGTCGGTATCGTGGTAAATGTGATTCCGGCGGGAAATATGCTTTTAGAAGTTAAACTCCACCATCAACCTGAACCAACCCCAGCTAAACCGGAAGCGCCCCTCCCGAACAGAATTAGTAAGCAACGGAAAGCTAGGAAAAAACCATCCAAACCCGTAACGGTTTTGATTCCTTTTGTTGATGAAATTGTCCCAGTAGTAGACCTTGAAAATGGTCGGATTGAGATTACACCGCCTCAGGGTTTGCTATAG